One genomic segment of Hordeum vulgare subsp. vulgare chromosome 2H, MorexV3_pseudomolecules_assembly, whole genome shotgun sequence includes these proteins:
- the LOC123424825 gene encoding probable membrane-associated 30 kDa protein, chloroplastic: MLLSVRRLPAAPSRPAAHPHISPAPPTLRLWRQHGRVAVAMARTASAAPVMNSHIFSAPLTAKFRIRRQPNVKRYKCNVIRSNLFDRLTRVARSYANAVISSFEDPEKILDQAVLEMNDDLIKMRQATAQVLASQKRLENKYKAAAQADADWYRRAQLALQKGDEELAREALKRRKSYADNASSLKSQLDQQKSVVENLVSNTKLLESKIAEARQKKDTLKARAQSAKTATKVSEMLGNVNTSSALSAFEKMEEKVMTMESQAEALGQLGADDLEGKFAMLETTSVDDDLAQMRKELSGSSLKGELPQGRTATPRDRDIERELNELREKANDY, translated from the exons ATGCTCCTCTCGGTGCGCCGCCTGCCCGCCGCTCCATCCCGCCCAGCGGCCCACCCGCACATCTCCCCTGCGCCGCCCACCCTCCGGCTCTGGCGACAACATGGTCGGGTGGCGGTGGCGATGGCGAGGACGGCGTCAGCGGCGCCTGTG ATGAATTCGCATATCTTCTCAGCCCCCCTCACGGCAAAATTCAGGATCCGCCGCCAACCAAATGTCAAGAGATATAAGTGCAATGTCATACGGAGTAACCTCTTCGATAGATTAACCAGGGTTGCCAGG TCCTATGCAAATGCAGTTATTAGTTCATTTGAAGACCCCGAGAAGATCCTAGATCAGGCGGTTTTGGAGATGAATGATGATTTAATAAAGATGCGGCAAGCCACTGCACAG GTCTTGGCATCCCAAAAGCGGCTTGAGAACAAGTACAAAGCTGCTGCACAAGCTGATGCTGACTG GTATCGGAGGGCTCAACTTGCTCTTCAAAAGGGCGACGAGGAGCTTGCACGTGAAGCCCTGAAACGGCGTAAATCATATGCT GACAATGCAAGCTCCTTAAAGTCCCAGCTTGATCAGCAGAAGAGTGTTGTTGAAAATCTTGTTTCAAATACCAAG CTTCTTGAGAGCAAGATAGCAGAGGCCAGGCAGAAAAAAGATACCCTAAAAGCCCGTGCTCAATCAGCCAA aactgCAACAAAAGTGAGTGAAATGTTGGGGAATGTGAATACAAGTAGTGCCCTGTCGGCATTTGAAAAAATGGAGGAAAAAG TTATGACGATGGAATCCCAAGCTGAGGCACTTGGTCAGTTAGGAGCAGATGATCTAGAAGGAAAG TTTGCTATGCTTGAGACTACATCGGTTGATGATGATCTTGCACAAATGAGAAAAGAGTTGTCTGGTAGTTCTTTG AAAGGTGAACTTCCTCAAGGTAGAACCGCTACTCCTCGAGACAGGGATATCGAGAGGGAGTTAAATGAGCTGCGGGAGAAGGCCAACGATTATTAG